The following are encoded together in the Parabacteroides chongii genome:
- a CDS encoding sensor histidine kinase — protein MKRYIVPIKILLIVLLSLAVAFLLLKGLYFTSVMVGAILIILAVSLYLDQQKAIRRMEHLIANIHYGDLNLSFPVPSSGDAEAQLTRSMNEALNAFRSRLYNAVVAEAETDAWQKLIRVLTHEIMNSIAPIISLSETVTERAALNGMNERDYAVMLQAIQTIHRRSKGLLDFVENYRKLTRIPTPTMQIFPVSTLFSDLQKLVPAEGIQVVYSIRPSELRLYADRSMIEQVLINLLKNAVEASCDNEFPEIRIEAFRRDGMPVITVTDNGSGIVPEALDKVFVPFFTTKQGGSGIGLSVCRQILNRHGGNITVTSEMEKGTTFTMQFPGTRSI, from the coding sequence ATGAAACGTTATATCGTCCCGATAAAGATCCTGCTGATTGTCTTGCTTTCGCTGGCAGTCGCTTTCTTGCTATTGAAAGGTCTTTACTTCACATCGGTTATGGTGGGAGCTATCTTGATTATATTGGCTGTTTCCCTGTACCTGGACCAGCAGAAGGCAATCCGCCGGATGGAACATCTGATAGCGAATATCCATTACGGCGACCTGAATCTTTCTTTCCCGGTACCTTCTTCGGGAGATGCCGAAGCCCAGCTGACCCGTTCGATGAACGAGGCGTTGAATGCATTCCGTTCCCGGCTCTATAATGCAGTGGTAGCAGAAGCAGAAACGGATGCCTGGCAGAAACTGATCCGTGTACTTACGCATGAGATCATGAACTCGATCGCTCCCATTATCTCCCTGTCGGAAACGGTTACCGAGCGGGCCGCTTTGAATGGAATGAATGAACGTGATTATGCAGTTATGCTCCAGGCCATACAAACCATTCACCGTCGTAGCAAAGGCTTGCTCGACTTTGTGGAGAATTACCGCAAGTTGACGCGCATCCCGACTCCTACCATGCAGATATTCCCAGTGTCGACTTTGTTCAGCGACTTGCAGAAACTGGTTCCGGCAGAAGGCATACAGGTCGTTTACTCCATTCGCCCAAGCGAATTGCGGTTGTATGCCGATCGGAGCATGATCGAACAAGTCCTTATTAATTTGTTAAAGAACGCGGTAGAAGCCAGTTGTGACAATGAGTTTCCTGAAATCCGCATAGAGGCTTTCAGACGCGACGGCATGCCGGTAATTACCGTGACAGATAATGGCAGCGGTATTGTTCCTGAAGCGTTGGACAAAGTATTTGTTCCTTTCTTTACCACCAAGCAAGGGGGATCGGGTATCGGATTGAGCGTCTGCCGGCAAATATTGAACCGGCATGGCGGAAATATTACTGTTACTTCAGAGATGGAAAAAGGAACGACATTTACTATGCAGTTCCCCGGTACACGTTCTATCTAA